One region of Kytococcus sedentarius DSM 20547 genomic DNA includes:
- the xseA gene encoding exodeoxyribonuclease VII large subunit, with amino-acid sequence MSQPSTSLPQKAAQTTAEAPWPLRTLARKIDEYVDRMSALWVEGQLVEISRREGARWVWMTLRDTDADFSMRVMAPLGVVDGVQPPLQQGARVVMQAKPRFYTKNGSLSLSCRAIRHVGVGELLARVEQLKKQLAAEGVFDAGRKRALPFLPRRVGLVCGRNSAAEKDVVENARRRWPATEFVIQNVVVQGPGAVTAVIAAVEELQRTPQVDVIIISRGGGSFEDLLPFSNEAMIRAVAACPVPTVSAIGHDVDTPLLDLVADVRASTPTDAAKLVVPDAAAEERGITQGRERLRRALTGRLAAERQGLTAVRQRPVMADPTVMVTRPRAELERARQAGERAQARRLTGEQQRVTATRGHLRALSPLGTLERGYSVLRTPDGHVVTSRDEVEADQLLRVTVADGDFATRVLGG; translated from the coding sequence ATGAGCCAGCCCAGCACCTCCCTGCCCCAGAAGGCAGCGCAGACCACCGCTGAGGCACCGTGGCCGCTGCGCACCCTGGCCCGCAAGATCGACGAGTACGTGGACCGCATGTCCGCCCTGTGGGTGGAGGGCCAGCTGGTCGAGATCTCCCGCCGTGAGGGCGCACGGTGGGTCTGGATGACCCTGCGCGACACCGACGCCGACTTCTCGATGCGGGTGATGGCGCCCCTGGGCGTCGTCGACGGGGTCCAGCCCCCGCTGCAGCAGGGCGCCCGCGTGGTCATGCAGGCCAAGCCGCGCTTCTACACCAAGAACGGGTCGCTCAGCCTGTCCTGCCGTGCCATCCGCCACGTGGGGGTGGGCGAGCTGCTCGCCCGCGTGGAGCAGCTCAAGAAGCAGCTGGCCGCCGAGGGCGTGTTCGATGCGGGGCGCAAGCGCGCCCTGCCCTTCCTCCCCCGCCGCGTGGGTCTGGTGTGCGGCCGCAACTCGGCCGCGGAGAAGGACGTGGTCGAGAACGCCCGGCGGCGGTGGCCGGCCACCGAGTTCGTCATCCAGAACGTCGTGGTGCAGGGTCCGGGAGCCGTGACGGCCGTGATCGCCGCCGTCGAGGAGCTGCAACGCACCCCGCAGGTGGACGTCATCATCATCTCGCGCGGCGGGGGGAGCTTCGAGGACCTGCTGCCCTTCAGCAACGAGGCCATGATCCGGGCGGTGGCGGCGTGCCCGGTGCCCACCGTGAGCGCCATCGGCCACGACGTGGACACCCCGCTGCTGGACCTCGTGGCCGACGTCCGTGCCTCCACGCCCACCGACGCCGCCAAGCTGGTGGTGCCCGACGCCGCCGCGGAGGAGCGGGGGATCACCCAGGGCCGGGAGCGCCTGCGCCGCGCCCTGACCGGCCGGCTGGCGGCGGAGCGGCAGGGCCTCACGGCGGTGCGGCAGCGGCCGGTGATGGCCGACCCGACGGTGATGGTGACCCGGCCCCGGGCCGAGCTCGAGCGGGCCCGCCAGGCCGGCGAGCGGGCGCAGGCCCGGCGACTCACCGGCGAGCAGCAACGGGTGACCGCCACCCGCGGCCACCTGCGCGCCCTCAGCCCCCTGGGCACCCTGGAGCGCGGGTACTCGGTGCTGCGCACCCCCGACGGGCACGTGGTGACCTCCCGCGACGAGGTCGAGGCCGACCAGTTGCTCCGCGTCACCGTGGCCGATGGCGACTTCGCCACCCGGGTCCTGGGCGGCTGA
- a CDS encoding exodeoxyribonuclease VII small subunit: MTEQPIGDETTEAPETTEPQTPEAEADDTQEAPDSAGTEDAAEGQAATGDQNTTGESAKAPKAAHTDVAGLSYEQAREELVGIVATLERGERPLEESMELWERGEALADHCASWLDAAQQRITERVESRQGTAGTAGTVSSAEGGPSAG, translated from the coding sequence ATGACCGAGCAGCCCATCGGTGACGAGACCACCGAGGCCCCAGAGACCACCGAGCCGCAGACCCCGGAGGCCGAGGCCGACGACACGCAGGAGGCCCCTGACAGCGCCGGGACCGAGGACGCCGCAGAGGGCCAGGCCGCCACCGGGGACCAAAACACCACCGGCGAGTCGGCGAAGGCCCCAAAGGCGGCCCACACCGACGTCGCGGGCCTGAGCTACGAGCAGGCCCGCGAGGAGCTGGTCGGCATCGTGGCCACCCTGGAGCGCGGCGAGCGCCCGCTGGAGGAGTCCATGGAGCTGTGGGAGCGCGGCGAGGCCTTGGCCGACCACTGCGCCTCCTGGCTGGACGCCGCCCAGCAGCGCATCACCGAGCGCGTCGAGTCACGGCAGGGCACCGCAGGCACCGCAGGCACCGTGTCGAGCGCCGAGGGCGGTCCGTCAGCCGGCTGA
- a CDS encoding relaxase/mobilization nuclease domain-containing protein, which produces MSTTHYSPSTSAADTERYIRGKEDERGVAITCDVPGGPGAFSARARALTQNMKRDVEALHYRQSFSDEEFDPKNPEDVQRVNDLGYMLAKKMHPRSDCLVVTHTDGRGGKAHNHVLVINHDNETEKALSDYRTFHDRKAGNQRGVQSANDELMREHGLSVVKQLERAPQDWELRREDFAEGSLDREMGDRMSAALADSRAVDKAGLESVIEEQNQQHHDGERVPRMRLHAAVSKKGKNVGKETWTLYIEDRRGESGRAERRKRTSALSADFTPEGAQAFFDYHQQQKEQDHERSARQAEAAERAERIAAAARQSGDDGGVDLDPRRRRGAERAARPAGRAAEEARGVREGHGRGDEQAQRPGVDLAAVRQHVVADRERRQQAERDREHARRVRAVSRREAAAERLAELDQRDAEESRGYGLGG; this is translated from the coding sequence ATGAGCACCACGCACTACAGCCCGAGCACGAGCGCCGCAGACACCGAGCGCTACATCCGGGGCAAGGAGGACGAGCGCGGGGTCGCGATCACGTGCGATGTTCCGGGAGGCCCCGGCGCGTTCTCGGCGCGTGCTCGCGCGCTCACGCAGAACATGAAGCGCGACGTCGAGGCCCTGCACTACCGCCAGTCGTTCAGCGATGAGGAGTTCGACCCGAAGAACCCGGAAGACGTGCAGCGGGTCAATGACTTGGGCTACATGCTTGCGAAGAAGATGCACCCTCGATCCGACTGCCTCGTTGTCACTCACACCGATGGGCGGGGCGGCAAGGCACACAACCATGTCTTGGTCATCAACCACGACAACGAGACGGAGAAAGCACTCAGCGACTACCGCACGTTCCACGACCGCAAGGCCGGGAATCAGCGCGGCGTGCAGTCGGCGAACGACGAGCTGATGCGCGAGCACGGGCTCTCGGTCGTGAAGCAGCTGGAACGCGCGCCGCAGGACTGGGAGCTGCGCCGCGAGGACTTCGCCGAAGGGTCGCTGGACCGCGAGATGGGCGACCGGATGAGCGCCGCACTGGCCGATTCCCGCGCGGTGGACAAGGCCGGTCTGGAATCGGTGATCGAGGAGCAGAACCAGCAGCACCACGACGGGGAGCGGGTGCCGCGAATGCGGCTGCACGCCGCCGTCAGCAAGAAGGGAAAGAACGTCGGCAAGGAGACGTGGACGCTCTACATCGAGGACCGCCGTGGCGAGTCCGGTCGCGCCGAGCGCCGCAAGCGCACGAGCGCCCTCTCGGCGGACTTCACACCGGAGGGCGCGCAGGCGTTCTTCGACTACCACCAGCAGCAGAAGGAGCAGGACCATGAGCGCAGCGCTCGACAGGCTGAAGCAGCAGAACGTGCAGAGCGGATCGCCGCAGCAGCTCGGCAGTCCGGAGACGATGGAGGCGTTGACCTCGATCCTCGCCGCCGTCGAGGCGCAGAACGCGCGGCTCGACCGGCTGGCCGAGCAGCAGAAGAAGCTCGCGGGGTTCGTGAAGGTCATGGACGAGGAGATGAGCAAGCGCAACGACCGGGCGTCGACCTCGCAGCCGTCCGTCAGCACGTCGTCGCAGATCGAGAGCGTCGCCAGCAGGCTGAGCGAGATCGAGAGCACGCTCGGCGAGTTCGTGCAGTGTCTCGACGGGAAGCGGCTGCAGAGCGCCTCGCAGAGCTTGATCAACGAGACGCAGAAGAGTCACGCGGCTACGGCCTCGGCGGTTGA
- a CDS encoding GyrI-like domain-containing protein, with product MALNIAAEERQTVHYIGVPISARFSEFGAPGGPNEAIPRIYQWLGEHQVAPLGGPLYVYRHIGNSDDTVDLTVAVPIAGPVKPTDGLVLGALPAGTYVVGRHVGAPDAIPAAHSEVKKWAEANGHRLDVLEDDNGGLWTGHAEHFLTDPAEEPDRSKWATDLLFKTV from the coding sequence ATGGCACTCAACATCGCAGCCGAAGAGCGGCAGACTGTTCACTACATCGGCGTTCCCATCAGCGCCCGATTCTCGGAATTCGGCGCGCCCGGCGGGCCGAACGAGGCGATCCCGCGGATCTATCAGTGGCTGGGCGAGCACCAGGTTGCGCCGCTTGGCGGGCCTCTCTACGTCTACCGTCACATCGGAAACAGTGATGACACGGTTGACCTCACCGTCGCGGTGCCGATCGCCGGACCGGTCAAGCCGACAGACGGTCTCGTTCTCGGTGCCCTCCCGGCAGGCACCTACGTCGTCGGCCGTCATGTCGGCGCGCCCGATGCCATCCCGGCGGCGCACAGCGAGGTCAAGAAATGGGCCGAGGCCAACGGGCATCGCCTCGACGTCCTCGAAGACGACAACGGTGGACTGTGGACCGGCCACGCGGAGCACTTCCTCACCGATCCCGCAGAAGAGCCGGACCGCTCCAAGTGGGCCACCGATCTGCTGTTCAAGACCGTCTGA
- a CDS encoding 4-hydroxy-3-methylbut-2-enyl diphosphate reductase — MDTQTTQETKRVLLAAPRGYCAGVDRAVVTVEKALELYGAPVYVRKEIVHNKHVVDTLRRRGAVFVEETDEVPEGATVIFSAHGVAPIVHEEAKARSLKSIDATCPLVTKVHREAVRFADDDYDILLIGHEGHEEVVGTAGEAPEHVILVDGPEGVKDVEVRDPEKVVWLSQTTLSVDETMETVRLLREKFPSLQDPPSDDICYATQNRQLAVKQMAPELDLMLVVGSRNSSNSVRLVEVALEHGARDGYLVDYAAELQDEWFEGVETVGVSSGASVPEILVRDVLDDLAARGYLDVDVFTAAEEKMLFQLPGELRRDLRASGMDDTSTEIRHDAGALP; from the coding sequence GTGGATACCCAGACGACCCAAGAGACCAAGCGCGTCCTGCTGGCCGCCCCCCGCGGCTACTGCGCCGGCGTCGACCGGGCCGTCGTCACGGTCGAGAAGGCCCTCGAGCTGTACGGCGCACCGGTCTACGTCCGCAAGGAGATCGTGCATAACAAGCACGTGGTGGACACCCTGCGCCGCCGGGGTGCGGTGTTCGTGGAGGAGACCGACGAAGTGCCCGAGGGCGCCACGGTCATCTTCTCCGCCCACGGCGTGGCCCCGATCGTGCACGAGGAGGCCAAGGCTCGCAGCCTGAAGTCCATCGACGCGACCTGCCCGCTGGTCACCAAGGTGCACCGCGAGGCCGTGCGCTTCGCCGACGACGACTACGACATCCTGCTGATCGGCCACGAGGGGCACGAGGAAGTCGTCGGCACCGCCGGTGAGGCTCCCGAGCACGTGATCCTCGTGGACGGCCCCGAGGGTGTGAAGGACGTGGAGGTGCGCGACCCGGAGAAGGTCGTGTGGCTCTCGCAGACCACCCTGAGCGTGGACGAGACGATGGAGACCGTGCGTCTGCTGCGCGAGAAGTTCCCCTCCCTGCAGGACCCGCCGAGCGACGACATCTGCTACGCCACGCAGAACCGCCAGCTGGCCGTGAAGCAGATGGCCCCCGAGCTGGACCTGATGCTCGTGGTGGGCTCGCGCAACTCCTCGAACTCGGTCCGCCTCGTGGAGGTGGCGCTGGAGCACGGGGCACGGGACGGGTACCTGGTCGACTACGCCGCCGAGCTGCAGGACGAGTGGTTCGAGGGCGTGGAGACCGTCGGTGTCTCCTCGGGTGCCTCGGTGCCGGAGATCCTGGTGCGTGATGTGCTGGACGACCTCGCCGCCCGCGGCTACCTCGACGTGGACGTGTTCACCGCGGCCGAGGAGAAGATGCTCTTCCAGCTGCCCGGTGAGCTGCGCCGCGACCTGCGCGCCTCGGGGATGGACGACACCTCCACCGAGATCCGGCACGATGCGGGGGCTCTTCCATGA
- a CDS encoding Rep family protein, whose protein sequence is MVAVAKQENNPTSIGLTQYLDPSYWTWAAEDPNGAALLQQGAGPILAYVVQRLEAIGCEVTEAYGIVHDKDEREVWSDTEKALVVEPKPDHLHAVIKFASRAKSAPLDRLAFGIGVEPQYVEKPGRGRYAFDNMLSYLTHVKYADKHQYAPSEVATVRGPDYLGIDAQRRETWLKGRAHVKKKVVAENFEDMRERVLQGEITRDQIMLTDELFDIYSRHQREIDDALSAYGQRRAYRAAAKLRAGAFSTHVVFVHGDAGIGKTRFATDFITSAIDATNTHGERWQVYRAATGNPLDDWRGEEVLLLDDLRASAMDANDWLLLLDPYNASPAKARYKNKGEVAPRLIVITATIEPVEFFFYARQKGNVDEALDQFIRRLASVVKVFRADDINRYLVQHIGKIEPYEWHQCSLPASAHTPGVNGNAYHQQVAPSRELTYGPESSVEHDADSAVVELLSGLAVRSPDVPLALVAGGAA, encoded by the coding sequence GTGGTCGCCGTGGCTAAGCAGGAGAACAACCCGACCAGCATCGGGCTCACGCAGTACCTCGATCCGTCGTACTGGACCTGGGCCGCCGAGGATCCGAACGGGGCTGCGCTGCTCCAGCAGGGGGCCGGACCGATCCTCGCTTACGTGGTGCAGCGGCTCGAGGCTATCGGCTGCGAGGTCACCGAGGCCTACGGCATCGTGCACGACAAGGACGAGCGCGAGGTCTGGAGCGACACGGAGAAAGCCCTCGTGGTCGAGCCGAAGCCGGATCACTTGCACGCGGTGATCAAGTTCGCAAGTCGTGCGAAGAGCGCTCCGCTGGATCGGCTCGCGTTCGGCATCGGCGTCGAGCCCCAGTACGTCGAGAAGCCGGGTCGCGGACGGTACGCCTTCGACAACATGCTGTCGTATCTGACGCACGTGAAGTACGCCGACAAGCACCAGTACGCGCCGTCTGAGGTCGCCACGGTGCGCGGGCCGGACTACCTCGGCATCGACGCGCAGCGCCGCGAGACGTGGCTCAAGGGCCGCGCCCACGTGAAGAAGAAGGTCGTCGCCGAGAACTTCGAGGACATGCGCGAGCGGGTGCTCCAGGGCGAGATCACTCGCGACCAGATCATGCTCACCGACGAGCTGTTCGACATCTACTCGCGACACCAGCGGGAGATCGACGACGCCCTTTCGGCCTACGGCCAGCGCCGCGCGTACCGGGCGGCGGCGAAGCTCCGCGCCGGTGCCTTCTCGACGCATGTCGTGTTCGTCCACGGGGACGCCGGGATCGGCAAGACGCGGTTCGCCACGGACTTCATCACGTCGGCGATCGACGCGACGAACACCCACGGCGAGCGGTGGCAGGTCTACCGGGCCGCGACGGGGAACCCTCTCGATGACTGGCGGGGCGAGGAGGTGCTGCTGCTGGACGATCTGCGGGCTTCGGCAATGGACGCGAACGACTGGTTGCTGCTGCTCGATCCGTACAACGCCTCGCCCGCGAAGGCGCGCTACAAGAACAAGGGCGAGGTGGCTCCGCGGCTGATCGTCATCACGGCCACCATCGAGCCGGTCGAATTCTTCTTCTACGCACGCCAGAAGGGCAATGTGGACGAGGCACTGGACCAGTTCATCCGTCGCCTGGCGTCGGTGGTGAAGGTATTCCGGGCCGACGACATCAACCGCTACCTCGTGCAGCACATCGGGAAGATCGAGCCCTACGAGTGGCATCAGTGCAGCCTCCCGGCTTCCGCGCACACCCCGGGCGTCAACGGCAACGCCTACCACCAGCAGGTGGCTCCGTCGCGCGAGCTCACCTACGGCCCGGAGAGCTCCGTGGAGCACGACGCCGACAGCGCCGTCGTCGAGCTGTTGAGCGGGCTCGCGGTGCGCAGCCCCGATGTGCCGCTGGCACTGGTCGCGGGAGGTGCCGCATGA
- a CDS encoding recombinase family protein: MVQLVSLRKTNEVAAYVRASMDRKGDRWTVDTQLRKIRALAEAKDWNVVEVYEDNAVSATKKRRAGTRWAEMLEDARAGRFSMVVAVDMDRLLRSTKDLNTLIDLGLRVVTVDGEIDLSTADGEFRATMLAALARFEARRKAERQIRSNERRRAEGIPTSAWKAFGWTRDGELIPEEAEAIQRAFDAFLGEPSLSIRRIREDLNAAGHLTARGSEFSVDAVRYLLANPLYAGYIKHYASGELYPVQGEAFPPIVGEQTWRAAVAKLEDNVRRSARQGNQPKYLLSTIGLCGKCGATLVSGTNSRKQPTYRCGEHFHLTRQREPLDAMVTEAVLTRLSSVDVHDLVMPQEDAGPDREELLTERNALVERVKELSPLLRDIHQPVLEITAAINDVKARIDEIDAELLDRSVSVAAKLLEDIDESVGTAERREVVESKWKELDVDRRRMLVDELVTVTIEPIVPGHVKFDPDLIRIEPRRN; encoded by the coding sequence ATGGTTCAACTGGTATCGCTGAGGAAGACGAATGAGGTCGCGGCATACGTTCGCGCCTCAATGGACCGCAAGGGCGATCGGTGGACCGTCGATACCCAGCTGCGCAAGATCAGGGCTCTGGCCGAGGCCAAGGACTGGAACGTGGTCGAGGTCTACGAGGACAACGCCGTGTCGGCGACGAAGAAGCGCCGCGCTGGTACCCGGTGGGCCGAGATGCTGGAGGACGCCCGAGCGGGCCGGTTCTCAATGGTCGTCGCCGTGGACATGGACCGCCTCCTGCGCAGCACCAAGGACCTCAACACGTTGATCGACCTCGGCCTGCGGGTCGTCACGGTGGACGGCGAGATCGACCTCTCGACGGCGGACGGCGAGTTCCGGGCGACGATGCTCGCCGCCCTCGCACGGTTCGAGGCCCGGCGCAAGGCCGAGCGCCAGATCAGGTCGAATGAGCGCCGCCGCGCAGAAGGCATTCCCACGTCGGCCTGGAAAGCGTTCGGCTGGACGCGAGATGGCGAGTTGATCCCCGAGGAGGCCGAGGCCATCCAGCGGGCGTTCGATGCGTTCCTTGGCGAGCCGTCGCTGTCGATCCGACGCATCCGCGAGGACTTGAACGCAGCCGGCCATCTCACGGCCCGCGGCTCCGAATTCTCCGTTGACGCGGTGCGCTACCTCCTGGCCAACCCGCTCTACGCCGGCTACATCAAGCACTACGCGTCAGGCGAGCTGTACCCGGTCCAGGGCGAGGCGTTCCCGCCCATCGTCGGCGAGCAGACATGGCGGGCCGCGGTGGCGAAGCTGGAGGACAACGTGCGGAGGTCGGCGAGGCAGGGCAACCAGCCGAAGTACCTCCTCTCCACGATCGGGCTGTGCGGGAAGTGCGGCGCGACGCTTGTCTCGGGGACGAACAGCCGCAAGCAGCCGACGTACCGTTGCGGCGAGCATTTCCACCTCACCCGCCAACGGGAGCCCCTCGATGCGATGGTCACCGAGGCGGTGCTCACTCGCCTGTCCTCGGTGGACGTGCACGACCTTGTGATGCCGCAGGAAGACGCTGGGCCGGACCGCGAAGAGCTGCTGACTGAGCGGAACGCCCTGGTCGAGCGCGTCAAGGAGCTGAGCCCGCTGCTGCGCGACATTCACCAGCCCGTGCTGGAGATCACCGCGGCAATCAACGACGTGAAAGCTCGCATCGACGAGATCGACGCGGAGCTGCTCGACCGCTCGGTGTCGGTGGCGGCGAAGCTGCTCGAGGACATTGACGAGTCGGTCGGCACCGCGGAGCGCCGCGAGGTGGTCGAGTCGAAGTGGAAGGAGTTGGACGTGGACCGTCGCCGGATGCTCGTGGACGAGCTGGTGACGGTGACCATCGAGCCCATCGTTCCTGGTCACGTGAAGTTCGACCCCGATCTCATTCGGATAGAGCCTCGTCGCAACTGA
- a CDS encoding nuclear transport factor 2 family protein, with product MKIVLPTDCGNAPRIAIVGEFVTNWAKSDAEAMTAWLTDDVTWTVAGREAASDVVPADFACPGSMPNYLEVNTIITHGRLASCDGFVDSESVRMHFSHVFKFASTSKAAKIREVRTYLSECA from the coding sequence ATGAAAATCGTTCTTCCCACGGACTGCGGGAATGCGCCGAGAATCGCCATAGTCGGAGAGTTCGTCACTAACTGGGCGAAGAGCGACGCCGAGGCCATGACCGCATGGTTGACCGATGACGTGACCTGGACAGTCGCCGGTCGAGAGGCCGCCAGTGACGTTGTCCCGGCCGACTTCGCGTGCCCGGGCAGCATGCCCAACTACCTCGAAGTCAATACGATCATCACGCACGGCCGACTCGCTTCCTGTGATGGCTTCGTAGATTCTGAGTCAGTCCGAATGCACTTCAGTCACGTGTTCAAGTTCGCGAGCACGTCGAAGGCTGCCAAGATTAGGGAGGTCCGAACGTATCTCAGCGAGTGCGCTTAG
- a CDS encoding LLM class flavin-dependent oxidoreductase → MKAFGFLSFGHYGGDPSRGGLSARQMLHDAVDIAVGADELGVNNASFRVHHFAPQSAAPFPLLAAAAARTRRIEVGTGVIDMR, encoded by the coding sequence ATGAAGGCATTCGGATTCCTGAGTTTTGGCCACTACGGCGGCGACCCCTCACGCGGCGGACTGAGTGCCCGGCAGATGTTGCACGACGCGGTCGACATCGCCGTCGGCGCGGATGAGCTGGGCGTGAACAACGCCTCCTTCCGCGTACACCACTTCGCCCCCCAGTCCGCCGCTCCCTTCCCCCTGCTGGCCGCGGCCGCAGCGCGCACGCGGCGGATCGAGGTGGGCACCGGCGTGATCGACATGCGCTAG
- a CDS encoding LLM class flavin-dependent oxidoreductase yields the protein MRYENPLYLAEEAAALDLLADGRVALGVSRGSPEPADRGWEAFGYTGSTDPRGADIARAKFELFRKAISGEPMARAAEQPYGAPVRPGQGLRVEPHSEDLVRRIWWGAGSRETAESTGRQGLNLMSSTLLTEATGASFGDLQAEQIERYRAAFREAGHTHTPRVSVSRSVFPIVTQQDKMLFGVRGGQDGDQIGIIDGHRSTFGRTYAGEPDELIEQLQADAAVQAADTLMLTIPSQAGVDLNLHILESFAQHVAPALGWKPNTEGPVQGDPVS from the coding sequence ATGCGCTACGAGAACCCGCTCTACCTCGCCGAGGAAGCAGCCGCGCTGGACCTCTTGGCCGACGGCCGCGTGGCCCTGGGCGTCTCCCGAGGCAGCCCCGAGCCGGCGGACCGCGGATGGGAAGCCTTCGGGTACACCGGGTCCACCGACCCGCGCGGGGCAGACATCGCTCGCGCCAAGTTCGAGCTGTTCCGCAAGGCCATCTCCGGCGAGCCCATGGCCCGTGCAGCCGAGCAGCCCTACGGCGCCCCGGTGCGCCCGGGCCAGGGCCTGCGGGTCGAGCCGCACTCCGAGGACCTCGTGCGCCGCATCTGGTGGGGCGCCGGTTCCCGCGAGACCGCGGAGAGCACCGGCCGCCAGGGGCTGAACCTCATGAGCTCCACCCTGCTCACCGAGGCCACGGGCGCGTCCTTCGGTGACCTGCAGGCCGAGCAGATCGAGCGCTACCGCGCTGCGTTCCGCGAGGCCGGGCACACGCACACCCCGCGGGTCTCGGTTTCCCGGAGCGTCTTCCCCATCGTCACGCAGCAGGACAAGATGCTGTTCGGGGTGCGCGGCGGCCAGGACGGGGACCAGATCGGCATCATCGACGGCCACCGGTCGACCTTCGGGCGGACCTACGCCGGGGAGCCGGACGAGCTCATCGAGCAGCTCCAGGCCGATGCGGCGGTGCAGGCAGCGGACACGCTCATGTTGACCATCCCCTCACAGGCCGGGGTGGACCTCAACCTGCACATCCTGGAGAGTTTCGCCCAGCACGTGGCCCCGGCCCTGGGCTGGAAGCCCAACACCGAGGGTCCCGTGCAGGGCGACCCGGTGTCCTGA
- a CDS encoding MerR family transcriptional regulator: MADLMTIGEFAAATWLSPKALRLYDRNGLLSPDAVDPFNGYRKYSHSQIEVARLVTMLRRIDMPLDQIRELLGLPEDERSAFVTRYREAEAERHARRQSLARFIEHAVAEGSLDGHGQPGSSRFEVSLRTVPDSAVLTSTRHTSARELPDVIRSSAAKLLQLADGRGGAIGGLVVIYHGQVGWESDGPIEVCVPLRDAERAHRVERKHLQLFTRVVSEDVQFPRILAAFEAVQMRARQLGFAHAGPPREIYTPDSQDSVPRCEVALPVTTNEGQLSI, translated from the coding sequence ATGGCTGATCTGATGACGATTGGGGAGTTCGCGGCGGCCACATGGCTGTCGCCGAAGGCGCTCCGGCTCTACGACCGGAACGGTCTTCTCTCGCCCGATGCGGTCGATCCGTTCAATGGCTATCGGAAGTACAGCCACTCTCAGATCGAAGTCGCCCGTCTCGTCACCATGCTCCGGCGCATCGACATGCCCCTTGACCAGATCAGGGAGCTGCTGGGACTGCCTGAAGATGAAAGATCAGCCTTCGTAACGCGTTATCGGGAAGCCGAAGCGGAGCGGCACGCACGTCGCCAATCCCTGGCTCGCTTCATCGAGCACGCGGTCGCAGAGGGCTCGTTGGACGGACACGGCCAGCCTGGATCCTCCCGGTTTGAGGTATCGCTGCGAACCGTTCCAGACAGCGCGGTTCTGACATCGACCCGGCACACGTCCGCTCGCGAGCTGCCTGATGTCATTCGCTCCAGTGCAGCGAAACTCCTGCAGCTCGCGGACGGACGCGGCGGTGCAATCGGTGGGCTCGTCGTGATCTACCACGGCCAAGTCGGCTGGGAGTCCGACGGGCCCATCGAGGTCTGTGTGCCGCTCCGCGACGCGGAGCGTGCCCATCGAGTGGAACGCAAGCATTTGCAGCTGTTCACTCGCGTCGTTTCCGAGGATGTGCAGTTCCCCAGGATTCTCGCGGCGTTCGAAGCGGTCCAGATGCGTGCTCGTCAACTCGGTTTCGCCCATGCGGGACCGCCGCGAGAAATCTACACGCCAGATAGTCAAGACTCGGTGCCGCGATGTGAGGTTGCATTGCCGGTCACCACAAATGAAGGACAGTTGAGCATATGA
- a CDS encoding VOC family protein yields the protein MLYVSDQDSTLEFYRDILGFDVVMDADMDEGSRWLEVKPSDAQTSIVLASAESFGKQPGEGAFLTFAADDVVATVEELRARGATTSDVTREPWGTYATVDAPDGHKLQFNERPQN from the coding sequence GTGCTCTACGTCAGCGATCAGGACTCCACTCTGGAGTTCTACCGGGACATTCTCGGCTTCGATGTCGTCATGGATGCAGATATGGACGAAGGTTCGCGTTGGTTGGAGGTCAAGCCTTCCGATGCCCAAACATCCATCGTCCTCGCCTCGGCTGAGTCGTTCGGAAAACAGCCCGGTGAAGGCGCGTTCCTGACGTTCGCCGCCGACGATGTTGTGGCCACCGTTGAAGAACTGCGTGCTCGCGGCGCGACGACCTCCGACGTTACCCGCGAGCCCTGGGGCACATACGCAACGGTCGACGCTCCCGATGGCCACAAGCTCCAGTTCAACGAGCGCCCCCAGAACTAA